From a single Georhizobium profundi genomic region:
- the rnc gene encoding ribonuclease III — translation MKSKALSKGEIERLEDRIGYRFAEPERLERALTHSSSLAGKSGKPANYERLEFLGDRVLGLCVAEMLFTAFRSAAEGELSVRLNQLVSAQTCAAVADDLELHEFIRTGSDIKSVKGKRMASVRADVIESLIAAIYLDGGLEPARAFIERLWGERARRENAARRDAKTELQEWSHARSGSTPLYRILDRSGPDHDPQFTVRVEIEGLEPETGVSRSKRTAEQEAATRMLEREGVWPQKS, via the coding sequence ATGAAATCGAAGGCGCTGTCCAAAGGCGAGATCGAACGTCTCGAAGACCGGATCGGCTACAGGTTCGCCGAGCCCGAACGGCTGGAGCGGGCATTGACCCATTCCAGCTCGTTGGCCGGAAAATCGGGCAAGCCCGCCAATTACGAGCGGCTGGAATTTCTGGGCGACCGCGTGCTCGGGCTTTGCGTGGCCGAGATGCTGTTCACGGCTTTCCGCTCGGCGGCGGAGGGCGAGCTTTCCGTGCGTCTCAATCAGCTGGTGAGCGCGCAGACCTGCGCAGCCGTCGCCGACGATCTGGAACTGCACGAGTTCATCCGTACCGGCAGCGACATCAAGTCGGTGAAGGGCAAGCGCATGGCAAGCGTGCGCGCCGACGTCATCGAGTCCCTGATTGCGGCGATCTATCTCGATGGCGGACTTGAGCCGGCGCGCGCCTTCATCGAGAGGCTGTGGGGCGAGCGTGCACGGCGCGAGAACGCCGCGCGTCGCGACGCGAAGACGGAACTGCAGGAATGGTCCCACGCGCGCTCGGGCTCGACCCCGCTCTACCGCATTTTGGATCGATCGGGGCCGGATCACGATCCGCAATTCACGGTCCGTGTCGAGATTGAGGGACTTGAGCCCGAAACGGGTGTAAGCAGATCGAAACGCACGGCTGAACAGGAAGCGGCCACGCGCATGCTGGAACGCGAAGGCGTCTGGCCACAAAAATCATAA
- the lepB gene encoding signal peptidase I, translating to MSVSDTGKKQKSGALGENIKVILQALALALVIRTLLFQPFSIPSGSMMPTLLVGDYLFVSKYAYGYSKYSLPLSPDLFEGRIWGAEPERGDVAVFRYPPNPDLDYIKRVIGLPGDTVQMRNGVLFINDEAVEREQVGTYRPEGRYDRGEEVPLYRETLPNGVSYNTLDLTPNSPGDNTREFLVPPGHYFMMGDNRDNSADSRFEVGFVPFENFVGRANIIFFSMDAGTSPLELWNWPSDLRFDRLFQSAQQ from the coding sequence ATGAGCGTGTCCGACACTGGCAAGAAACAAAAATCCGGCGCCCTTGGCGAGAACATCAAGGTCATCCTCCAAGCGCTGGCTCTGGCGCTCGTCATCCGCACGCTGCTGTTTCAGCCCTTTTCGATTCCGTCCGGTTCCATGATGCCGACGTTGCTCGTCGGCGATTATCTTTTCGTTTCCAAATACGCCTATGGCTACTCGAAATACTCGCTCCCGCTGTCCCCGGACCTCTTCGAAGGCCGCATCTGGGGTGCCGAGCCCGAGCGTGGCGATGTCGCGGTGTTCCGCTATCCGCCCAATCCCGATCTCGACTACATCAAGCGCGTGATCGGCCTGCCGGGTGACACGGTTCAGATGCGCAACGGCGTCCTCTTCATCAATGACGAGGCTGTCGAACGCGAGCAGGTGGGCACCTATCGGCCGGAAGGGCGCTATGACCGCGGCGAGGAAGTGCCGCTTTATCGCGAGACACTGCCAAACGGCGTCTCCTACAACACGCTCGATCTCACGCCGAATTCGCCCGGAGACAACACGCGCGAGTTCCTCGTGCCTCCCGGCCATTACTTCATGATGGGCGACAATCGCGACAACTCCGCCGACAGCCGCTTCGAAGTCGGCTTCGTGCCGTTCGAGAATTTCGTCGGCCGCGCCAACATCATCTTCTTCTCCATGGATGCCGGCACGTCGCCTCTGGAGCTCTGGAACTGGCCGAGCGATCTGAGGTTCGACCGCCTCTTCCAGTCCGCGCAGCAATGA